The Salvia miltiorrhiza cultivar Shanhuang (shh) chromosome 1, IMPLAD_Smil_shh, whole genome shotgun sequence genome has a window encoding:
- the LOC130991904 gene encoding polyphenol oxidase I, chloroplastic-like, translating to MASSLIASCTVLSTTNPRHRIASTNNIARRSRRFHVSCNAADDKEGRVDRRNMLLGLGGLYGATNLILPDLNAYADPIQPPEFKSCGAAHEFKTGDPLDVNCCPPVSIADIVDYKLPTVTKLRRRQPAHRLSQSNIAKYEEAMRLMRELDVTDPDDPRGFTQQANIHCAYCNGAHDQLGFPGLDLSVHYSWIFFPFHRWYLYFYERILGSLIGDPDFALPFWNWDNPKGMQLPAIFDNPDSPLYDANRNQDHRPPAIANLARSDITDPVQTISENLAVMYNEMIGGVNSATDFMGQPYKAGDEVPETGMGGTSERGSHISIHAWVGDPRNQYNEDLGNFYSAGRDTAFYAHHSNVDRMWTIWQKIKSDYPKTISDTDYLNASFLFYDENKRLVRVAAGDCTDNTALGYEYEKVDIPWLNYRPLKNAEPVKTKDIARGALGSEKVFPVSLTKTVRVLVPKPSKGNADDLLVLEGIQTDSTKPVKFDVFVNDEADEPNELDKPEYAGTYAQLPHRVHSGKGKGSLRLILKELYENIDIGDQDSVVVTIVPRINGKDVTIGGVKIVPAQR from the coding sequence ATGGCTTCTTCCCTTATTGCTTCATGCACGGTGCTCTCCACCACCAACCCCCGCCACCGCATTGCATCCACCAATAATATTGCAAGGCGGAGCCGCCGCTTCCACGTCTCATGCAACGCCGCCGACGACAAAGAAGGGAGGGTGGACCGCAGAAACATGCTCCTCGGCCTCGGCGGCCTCTACGGCGCCACCAACCTCATCCTCCCCGACCTCAACGCCTACGCCGACCCCATCCAGCCTCCGGAGTTCAAGTCCTGCGGCGCCGCCCACGAGTTTAAAACCGGAGACCCCCTCGACGTCAACTGCTGCCCCCCGGTCTCCATTGCCGACATCGTGGACTACAAGCTGCCGACGGTGACCAAGCTGCGGCGCCGGCAGCCGGCTCACCGGTTGAGCCAGAGCAACATAGCCAAGTATGAGGAGGCGATGCGGCTAATGAGGGAGCTGGACGTGACGGACCCCGACGACCCCCGCGGGTTCACGCAGCAGGCCAACATCCACTGCGCCTACTGCAACGGCGCCCACGACCAGCTCGGCTTCCCCGGCCTCGACCTCTCGGTCCACTACTCCTGGATCTTCTTCCCCTTCCACCGCTGGTACCTCTACTTCTACGAGCGGATTTTGGGGAGCTTAATCGGAGACCCTGATTTCGCGCTGCCCTTCTGGAATTGGGATAACCCTAAGGGAATGCAGCTGCCAGCGATTTTCGATAACCCTGATTCGCCGCTCTACGACGCCAATCGCAACCAGGACCACCGCCCCCCGGCCATCGCCAACCTCGCCCGCAGCGACATCACCGACCCTGTCCAGACCATCTCGGAGAATCTGGCCGTCATGTACAACGAAATGATCGGCGGCGTGAACTCCGCCACCGACTTCATGGGGCAGCCCTACAAGGCCGGGGACGAGGTACCGGAAACAGGGATGGGCGGGACCTCGGAGCGTGGGTCCCACATCAGCATCCACGCGTGGGTGGGGGACCCACGCAACCAGTACAATGAGGACCTCGGAAACTTCTACTCCGCCGGCCGCGACACCGCCTTCTACGCCCACCACTCCAACGTCGATAGGATGTGGACGATTTGGCAAAAGATCAAATCCGATTACCCGAAGACGATCAGCGATACGGATTACTTAAACGCCTCCTTCTTATTCTACGACGAGAACAAGCGCCTCGTGCGCGTGGCCGCCGGCGACTGCACCGACAACACGGCGCTCGGGTACGAGTACGAGAAGGTCGACATCCCCTGGCTCAATTACCGCCCCTTGAAGAACGCGGAGCCGGTGAAGACCAAGGACATCGCCAGAGGGGCGCTCGGATCGGAAAAGGTGTTCCCGGTCAGCCTGACGAAGACGGTTAGGGTTTTGGTGCCGAAGCCGAGCAAGGGCAACGCCGACGATCTGCTGGTTTTGGAGGGGATACAGACCGATTCCACGAAGCCGGTGAAGTTCGATGTGTTCGTCAACGACGAGGCCGACGAGCCCAATGAGCTGGACAAGCCGGAGTATGCCGGGACCTACGCGCAGCTGCCGCACCGGGTTCACTCCGGCAAGGGCAAAGGCTCGCTCAGGCTCATCTTGAAGGAGCTCTACGAGAACATTGACATCGGCGACCAGGATTCCGTGGTGGTCACCATCGTACCCAGGATCAACGGCAAGGATGTCACCATTGGTGGTGTCAAGATCGTCCCAGCGCAGCGTTGA